One Gossypium raimondii isolate GPD5lz chromosome 3, ASM2569854v1, whole genome shotgun sequence genomic window carries:
- the LOC105796488 gene encoding glycine-rich RNA-binding protein 2, mitochondrial, with product MAFSSKLGSLFRQNGQTPMISSMLNSLRCMSTSTKKLFIGGLSYGTDDQSLREAFSGFGDVTEARVIADRDTGRSRGFGFVNFADDESASNALSAMDGQELQGRNIRVSYANERPSGPRSFGNNGGFGGSRGFGGGSREDSSF from the exons ATGGCATTCTCTAGCAAACTTGGAAGCCTTTTTAGGCAAAATGGGCAAACCCCAATGATATCTTCGATGCTTAATTCACTTCGTTGCATGTCGACATCAACCAAGAAGCTTTTCATTGGAG GTCTTTCATATGGAACTGATGACCAAAGTCTCAGGGAAGCATTCTCTGGATTCGGTGACGTTACTGAAG CTCGGGTTATCGCCGATAGAGACACTGGGAGGTCCAGGGGCTTCGgttttgttaactttgctgacGATGAATCTGCCAGCAATGCCTTGTCAGCCATGGATGGACAA GAACTCCAAGGGAGAAATATTCGAGTAAGTTATGCCAATGAAAGACCTAGCGGCCCTCGTTCATTTGGCAACAATGGTGGTTTCGGTGGCAGTAGAGGCTTTGGTGGTGGATCCAGAGAAGATTCAAGTTTCTAG
- the LOC105796487 gene encoding UDP-glucuronate 4-epimerase 6, whose translation MPTDTSKPMKLERYNSYIRKVHSTKLLNASSKFLFRVTLLIALVLILFFTINYPPLSDNTHSAPHHHHRHSFLSTSLFSGSSLVGGAAWEKQVRHSSTPRRVNGFSVLVTGAAGFIGSHCSLALKKRGDGVLGLDNFNDYYDPSLKRARQNLLSKHQIFIVEGDLNDGPLLTKLFDVVPFTHVLHLAAQAGVRYAMQNPQSYVKSNIAGFVNLLEVAKAVNPQPAIVWASSSSVYGLNTENPFSERDRTDRPASLYAATKKAGEEIAHTYNHIYGLSLTGLRFFTVYGPWGRPDMAYFFFTKDILQGKPIDIYRTQDQKAVARDFTYIDDVVKGCLGALDTAEKSTGSGGKKKGPAQLRVYNLGNTSPVPVGRLVSILEGLLNTKAKKHVVTLPRNGDVPYTHANVTLAYKDFGYKPTTDLSSGLRKFVKWYVNYFGIESKHSKETQHFDESS comes from the coding sequence atgccAACAGATACAAGCAAGCCCATGAAATTAGAACGATACAATAGCTATATTCGTAAAGTCCATAGTACGAAGCTGTTGAATGCTTCATCTAAATTTCTATTTCGTGTTACCCTTCTTATTGCTTTAGTTTTGATCTTGTTTTTCACCATTAATTACCCTCCACTTTCGGATAATACCCACAGTGCACCTCACCATCACCACCGTCATAGCTTTCTTTCAACTTCACTGTTCTCCGGTTCTTCCCTCGTTGGTGGTGCGGCGTGGGAGAAACAAGTCCGTCACTCTTCGACTCCACGTAGGGTTAATGGGTTTTCCGTTTTGGTCACCGGCGCCGCTGGGTTCATCGGTTCTCACTGTTCACTTGCTTTGAAAAAACGCGGCGATGGGGTTTTGGGATTGGATAATTTTAACGATTATTACGATCCTTCGTTGAAAAGGGCGAGGCAGAATTTGTTAAGCAAACACCAAATTTTCATCGTCGAAGGGGATTTGAACGACGGCCCGTTGTTGACGAAGCTGTTCGACGTCGTCCCGTTCACTCATGTGCTTCACTTAGCGGCACAGGCCGGTGTACGGTACGCCATGCAAAACCCACAGTCGTACGTTAAGTCGAACATTGCTGGGTTTGTGAACTTACTTGAAGTAGCCAAAGCGGTGAATCCACAACCGGCGATCGTTTGGGCTTCGTCGAGCTCCGTTTATGGACTCAACACTGAAAACCCATTCTCCGAACGTGATAGAACTGACCGTCCGGCGAGTCTTTACGCCGCAACGAAAAAAGCCGGTGAGGAAATCGCTCATACTTATAACCATATATACGGCCTTTCCCTCACCGGACTTAGATTCTTCACCGTTTATGGTCCATGGGGAAGACCCGATATGGCTTACTTCTTTTTCACTAAAGATATTCTTCAAGGGAAACCCATTGATATCTACAGAACCCAAGATCAAAAAGCGGTGGCGCGTGACTTCACTTACATCGACGACGTTGTGAAAGGTTGTTTAGGAGCGTTAGACACGGCGGAAAAAAGCACCGGTAGCGGTGGAAAAAAGAAAGGACCGGCTCAATTAAGGGTTTACAACTTGGGAAACACTTCCCCTGTTCCCGTCGGCCGATTAGTCTCGATTTTAGAAGGATTACTCAACACAAAAGCCAAGAAACATGTGGTTACGTTGCCCAGAAATGGTGATGTCCCCTACACACATGCCAATGTCACGTTAGCTTACAAGGATTTTGGGTATAAACCCACCACGGATTTATCTTCTGGGTTGAGAAAATTCGTGAAATGGTACGTGAATTACTTTGGGATTGAATCGAAACACTCGAAAGAAACCCAACATTTCGATGAATCCAGTTAA